The Oncorhynchus masou masou isolate Uvic2021 chromosome 31, UVic_Omas_1.1, whole genome shotgun sequence genome includes a region encoding these proteins:
- the LOC135524263 gene encoding PCNA-associated factor-like, protein MTSGCGVKKKFNMVRTKADSVPGTYRKAVAASAPRKSLGASSSANASSGSQAGTPAKSKFAGGNPVCPRPTPTWQKGIGDFFGGPCREPEKENQLPQSNDEEAGGSGVSKASKKSRPLPAEDEDADE, encoded by the exons ATGACGTCAG GTTGTGGggtaaaaaaaaagtttaacaTGGTGAGGACGAAGGCAGACAGTGTCCCCGGAACTTATAGGAAAG CTGTGGCTGCATCTGCACCCAGGAAGTCATTGGGTGCCTCGAGTTCTGCAAATGCATCAAGCGGCTCACAAGCAGGCACGCCTG CGAAGAGTAAATTTGCTGGAGGGAATCCTGTGTGTCCTCGGCCCACCCCAACTTGGCAAAAAGGCATTGGGGATTTCTTTGGTGGGCCCTGCAGGGAGCCTGAAAAAGAGAACCAGCTCCCCCAGTCAAATGATGAAGAGGCTGGAGGCAGTGGAGTGTCCAAGGCATCCAAGAA ATCCAGACCACTGCCTGCTGAAGATGAGGATGCTGATGAATGA